A region of Lemur catta isolate mLemCat1 chromosome 22, mLemCat1.pri, whole genome shotgun sequence DNA encodes the following proteins:
- the FHIP2B gene encoding FHF complex subunit HOOK interacting protein 2B isoform X3, which produces MLSRLGALLQEAVGAREPSIDLLQAFVEHWKGITQYYIESTDENTPAKKTDIPWRLKQMLDILVYEERQQAAAGEAGPCLEYLLQHKILETLCTLGKAEYPPGMRQQVFQFFSRVLAQVQHPLLHYLSVHRPVQKLLRLGGTVPGSLTEKEEVQFTTVLCSKIQQDPELLAYILEGKKTVGRRKAPRDSTALPRDTASHRDKDHSHSSDPARGPQLDGELCGAQASNSHLPAETEEPDCGTGESNLITSLLGLCKSKSRVALKAQENLLLLVSVASQAAATYLVQSSPCCPAIAEHLCQLYRSLPAFLDPADIAALEGISWRLPSAPSDEGSFPGKEALAAFLGWFDYCDHLITEAHAVVADALAKAVAEKLFVETLQPQLLHMSEQSILTSTALLTAVLRQLRSPALLREAVAFLLGTDPQPEGPEDSPRTLCAHLIRHCDHLSDEISIATLRLFEELLQKPHEWILRSLILRHLEGRPYVARGSPEPESYEDTLDLEEDPYFTDGFLGSGLQPSAKPRPVPAPSADGKTAVTEIVNSFLCLVPEEAKTSAFLEETGYDTYVHDAYGLFQECSSRVASWGWPPGPAPLDPHEPERPFFEGHFLRVLFDRMSRILDQPYSLNLQVTSVLSRLALFPHPHIHEYLLDPYVSLAPGCRSLFSVLVRVIGDLMQRIQRVPQFPGKLLLVRKQLMGQVPGEQLDHQTLLQGVVVLEEFCKELAAIAFVKFPPRGPHLNLSPPPEGQV; this is translated from the exons ATGCTGAGCCGGCTCGGGGCGCTGCTGCAGGAGGCCGTGGGGGCG CGGGAGCCCAGCATTGACCTGCTGCAGGCCTTCGTGGAGCACTGGAAAGGCATCACACAGTACTACATTGAAAGCACAG ATGAGAACACCCCGGCCAAGAAAACGGATATTCCCTGGCGGCTGAAGCAGATGCTGGACATCCTGGTGTACGAGGAGAGGCAGCAGGCGGCCGCGGGCGAGGCGGGGCCCTGCCTGGAGTACCTGCTGCAGCACAAGATCCTGGAGACCCTGTGCACACTGGgcaaggctgag TACCCGCCCGGCATGCGGCAGCAGGTGTTCCAGTTCTTCAGCAGAGTGCTGGCCCAGGTGCAGCACCCGCTGCTGCACTACCTCAGCGTCCACCGGCCCGTGCAG AAACTTCTCCGCCTTGGTGGGACGGTTCCTGGGTCCCTAACAGAAAAGGAGGAGGTGCAGTTCACCACCGTCCTCTGCTCCAAGATCCAGCAGGATCCGGAGCTGCTCGCCTACATCCTGGAA GGTAAAAAGACCGTAGGCAGGAGGAAGGCACCCAGAGACTCCACCGCCCTGCCGAGGGACACAGCCAGCCACAGGGACAAAGACCACTCCCACAGCAGTGATCCTGCCAGGGGTCCCCAGCTGGACGGGGAGCTCTGTGGGGCCCAGGCCTCAAACAGCCACCTGCCTGCTGAGACTGAGGAGCCAGACTGTGGGACCGGGGAGAGCAACCTGATCACCTCCCTGCTTGGGCTGTGCAAGAGCAAG AGTCGGGTGGCGCTGAAGGCCCAGGAGAACCTGCTGCTCCTGGTAAGCGTGGCCTCCCAGGCAGCTGCCACCTACCTGGTGCAGAGCAGCCCCTGTTGCCCTGCGATCGCCGAGCACCTGTGCCAGCTGTACCggtccctgcctgccttcctcgaCCCTGCAGACATTGCCGCCTTGGAGGGCATCAGCTGGAG gcTACCCAGCGCCCCGTCTGATGAGGGCTCCTTCCCTGGCAAGGAGGCCTTGGCCGCCTTCCTGGGCTGGTTTGATTACTGCGACCACCTTATCACAGAGGCACACGCG GTGGTGGCGGACGCCCTGGCGAAGGCTGTGGCTGAGAAGCTGTTTGTGGAGaccctgcagccccagctcctgcaCAT GTCTGAGCAGAGCATCCTCACCTCCACCGCCCTCCTCACGGCCGTGCTGCGCCAGCTCCGCTCCCCTGCGCTGCTGAGAGAGGCCGTGGCTTTCCTCCTGGGCACGGACCCGCAGCCTGAAGGCCCGGAGGACAGCCCCCGCACCCTGTGTGCCCACCTCATCCGGCACTGCGACCACCTCTCAGACGAG ATCAGCATCGCCACACTGCGGCTGTTCGAGGAGTTGCTCCAGAAGCCCCACGAGTGGATCCTCCGCAGCCTGATCCTGCGCCACCTCGAGGGCCGCCCGTACGTGGCCCGGGGCTCGCCCGAGCCCGAGAGCTACGAGGACACCCT GGATCTGGAGGAAGACCCCTACTTCACCGACGGCTTCCTGGGGTCCGGCCTGCAGCCCTCCGCGAAGCCTCGCCCAGTGCCTGCCCCCAGCGCAGATGGCAAAACCGCAGTGACAGAGATCGTGAACAG CTTCCTCTGCCTGGTCCCCGAGGAAGCCAAGACCTCAGCTTTCCTGGAGGAGACAGGCTACGACACGTACGTCCACGATGCCTATGGCCTG TTTCAGGAGTGCAGCTCCCGCGTCGCCTCCTGGGGCTGGCCTCCGGGTCCCGCACCCCTCGACCCCCACGAGCCCGAACGGCCTTTCTTCGAGGGCCACTTTCTCCGAGTGCTGTTTGACCGCATGTCCCGGATTTTGGATCAG CCGTACAGCCTGAACCTGCAGGTGACCTCAGTCCTGTCCCGGCTcgccctcttcccccacccccacatccacGAGTACCTCCTGGATCCCTACGTCAGCCTGGCCCCCGGCTGCAGGAGCCTGTTCTCCGTGCTCGTCAGG GTGATCGGGGACTTGATGCAGAGGATTCAGAGGGTCCCCCAGTTCCCAGGCAAACTGCTCCTGGTGCGCAAGCAGCTGATGGGCCAGGTCCCCGGGGAGCA GCTGGACCACCAGACCCTCCTtcagggtgtggtggtgctggAGGAATTCTGCAAGGAGCTGGCCGCCATCGCTTTCGTCAAGTTTCCCCCACGTGGTCCTCACCTGAACCTGTCCCCACCCCCGGAAGGGCAAGTCTGA
- the FHIP2B gene encoding FHF complex subunit HOOK interacting protein 2B isoform X2, with protein MLSRLGALLQEAVGAREPSIDLLQAFVEHWKGITQYYIESTDENTPAKKTDIPWRLKQMLDILVYEERQQAAAGEAGPCLEYLLQHKILETLCTLGKAEYPPGMRQQVFQFFSRVLAQVQHPLLHYLSVHRPVQKLLRLGGTVPGSLTEKEEVQFTTVLCSKIQQDPELLAYILEGKKTVGRRKAPRDSTALPRDTASHRDKDHSHSSDPARGPQLDGELCGAQASNSHLPAETEEPDCGTGESNLITSLLGLCKSKKSRVALKAQENLLLLVSVASQAAATYLVQSSPCCPAIAEHLCQLYRSLPAFLDPADIAALEGISWRLPSAPSDEGSFPGKEALAAFLGWFDYCDHLITEAHAVVADALAKAVAEKLFVETLQPQLLHMSEQSILTSTALLTAVLRQLRSPALLREAVAFLLGTDPQPEGPEDSPRTLCAHLIRHCDHLSDEISIATLRLFEELLQKPHEWILRSLILRHLEGRPYVARGSPEPESYEDTLDLEEDPYFTDGFLGSGLQPSAKPRPVPAPSADGKTAVTEIVNSFLCLVPEEAKTSAFLEETGYDTYVHDAYGLFQECSSRVASWGWPPGPAPLDPHEPERPFFEGHFLRVLFDRMSRILDQPYSLNLQVTSVLSRLALFPHPHIHEYLLDPYVSLAPGCRSLFSVLVRVIGDLMQRIQRVPQFPGKLLLVRKQLMGQVPGEQLDHQTLLQGVVVLEEFCKELAAIAFVKFPPRGPHLNLSPPPEGQV; from the exons ATGCTGAGCCGGCTCGGGGCGCTGCTGCAGGAGGCCGTGGGGGCG CGGGAGCCCAGCATTGACCTGCTGCAGGCCTTCGTGGAGCACTGGAAAGGCATCACACAGTACTACATTGAAAGCACAG ATGAGAACACCCCGGCCAAGAAAACGGATATTCCCTGGCGGCTGAAGCAGATGCTGGACATCCTGGTGTACGAGGAGAGGCAGCAGGCGGCCGCGGGCGAGGCGGGGCCCTGCCTGGAGTACCTGCTGCAGCACAAGATCCTGGAGACCCTGTGCACACTGGgcaaggctgag TACCCGCCCGGCATGCGGCAGCAGGTGTTCCAGTTCTTCAGCAGAGTGCTGGCCCAGGTGCAGCACCCGCTGCTGCACTACCTCAGCGTCCACCGGCCCGTGCAG AAACTTCTCCGCCTTGGTGGGACGGTTCCTGGGTCCCTAACAGAAAAGGAGGAGGTGCAGTTCACCACCGTCCTCTGCTCCAAGATCCAGCAGGATCCGGAGCTGCTCGCCTACATCCTGGAA GGTAAAAAGACCGTAGGCAGGAGGAAGGCACCCAGAGACTCCACCGCCCTGCCGAGGGACACAGCCAGCCACAGGGACAAAGACCACTCCCACAGCAGTGATCCTGCCAGGGGTCCCCAGCTGGACGGGGAGCTCTGTGGGGCCCAGGCCTCAAACAGCCACCTGCCTGCTGAGACTGAGGAGCCAGACTGTGGGACCGGGGAGAGCAACCTGATCACCTCCCTGCTTGGGCTGTGCAAGAGCAAG AAGAGTCGGGTGGCGCTGAAGGCCCAGGAGAACCTGCTGCTCCTGGTAAGCGTGGCCTCCCAGGCAGCTGCCACCTACCTGGTGCAGAGCAGCCCCTGTTGCCCTGCGATCGCCGAGCACCTGTGCCAGCTGTACCggtccctgcctgccttcctcgaCCCTGCAGACATTGCCGCCTTGGAGGGCATCAGCTGGAG gcTACCCAGCGCCCCGTCTGATGAGGGCTCCTTCCCTGGCAAGGAGGCCTTGGCCGCCTTCCTGGGCTGGTTTGATTACTGCGACCACCTTATCACAGAGGCACACGCG GTGGTGGCGGACGCCCTGGCGAAGGCTGTGGCTGAGAAGCTGTTTGTGGAGaccctgcagccccagctcctgcaCAT GTCTGAGCAGAGCATCCTCACCTCCACCGCCCTCCTCACGGCCGTGCTGCGCCAGCTCCGCTCCCCTGCGCTGCTGAGAGAGGCCGTGGCTTTCCTCCTGGGCACGGACCCGCAGCCTGAAGGCCCGGAGGACAGCCCCCGCACCCTGTGTGCCCACCTCATCCGGCACTGCGACCACCTCTCAGACGAG ATCAGCATCGCCACACTGCGGCTGTTCGAGGAGTTGCTCCAGAAGCCCCACGAGTGGATCCTCCGCAGCCTGATCCTGCGCCACCTCGAGGGCCGCCCGTACGTGGCCCGGGGCTCGCCCGAGCCCGAGAGCTACGAGGACACCCT GGATCTGGAGGAAGACCCCTACTTCACCGACGGCTTCCTGGGGTCCGGCCTGCAGCCCTCCGCGAAGCCTCGCCCAGTGCCTGCCCCCAGCGCAGATGGCAAAACCGCAGTGACAGAGATCGTGAACAG CTTCCTCTGCCTGGTCCCCGAGGAAGCCAAGACCTCAGCTTTCCTGGAGGAGACAGGCTACGACACGTACGTCCACGATGCCTATGGCCTG TTTCAGGAGTGCAGCTCCCGCGTCGCCTCCTGGGGCTGGCCTCCGGGTCCCGCACCCCTCGACCCCCACGAGCCCGAACGGCCTTTCTTCGAGGGCCACTTTCTCCGAGTGCTGTTTGACCGCATGTCCCGGATTTTGGATCAG CCGTACAGCCTGAACCTGCAGGTGACCTCAGTCCTGTCCCGGCTcgccctcttcccccacccccacatccacGAGTACCTCCTGGATCCCTACGTCAGCCTGGCCCCCGGCTGCAGGAGCCTGTTCTCCGTGCTCGTCAGG GTGATCGGGGACTTGATGCAGAGGATTCAGAGGGTCCCCCAGTTCCCAGGCAAACTGCTCCTGGTGCGCAAGCAGCTGATGGGCCAGGTCCCCGGGGAGCA GCTGGACCACCAGACCCTCCTtcagggtgtggtggtgctggAGGAATTCTGCAAGGAGCTGGCCGCCATCGCTTTCGTCAAGTTTCCCCCACGTGGTCCTCACCTGAACCTGTCCCCACCCCCGGAAGGGCAAGTCTGA
- the FHIP2B gene encoding FHF complex subunit HOOK interacting protein 2B isoform X1: protein MPCSACSHPPPDSRPDENTPAKKTDIPWRLKQMLDILVYEERQQAAAGEAGPCLEYLLQHKILETLCTLGKAEYPPGMRQQVFQFFSRVLAQVQHPLLHYLSVHRPVQKLLRLGGTVPGSLTEKEEVQFTTVLCSKIQQDPELLAYILEGKKTVGRRKAPRDSTALPRDTASHRDKDHSHSSDPARGPQLDGELCGAQASNSHLPAETEEPDCGTGESNLITSLLGLCKSKKSRVALKAQENLLLLVSVASQAAATYLVQSSPCCPAIAEHLCQLYRSLPAFLDPADIAALEGISWRLPSAPSDEGSFPGKEALAAFLGWFDYCDHLITEAHAVVADALAKAVAEKLFVETLQPQLLHMSEQSILTSTALLTAVLRQLRSPALLREAVAFLLGTDPQPEGPEDSPRTLCAHLIRHCDHLSDEISIATLRLFEELLQKPHEWILRSLILRHLEGRPYVARGSPEPESYEDTLDLEEDPYFTDGFLGSGLQPSAKPRPVPAPSADGKTAVTEIVNSFLCLVPEEAKTSAFLEETGYDTYVHDAYGLFQECSSRVASWGWPPGPAPLDPHEPERPFFEGHFLRVLFDRMSRILDQPYSLNLQVTSVLSRLALFPHPHIHEYLLDPYVSLAPGCRSLFSVLVRVIGDLMQRIQRVPQFPGKLLLVRKQLMGQVPGEQLDHQTLLQGVVVLEEFCKELAAIAFVKFPPRGPHLNLSPPPEGQV, encoded by the exons ATGCCCTGCTCAGCCTGCTCACACCCGCCTCCCGACTCCCGCCCAGATGAGAACACCCCGGCCAAGAAAACGGATATTCCCTGGCGGCTGAAGCAGATGCTGGACATCCTGGTGTACGAGGAGAGGCAGCAGGCGGCCGCGGGCGAGGCGGGGCCCTGCCTGGAGTACCTGCTGCAGCACAAGATCCTGGAGACCCTGTGCACACTGGgcaaggctgag TACCCGCCCGGCATGCGGCAGCAGGTGTTCCAGTTCTTCAGCAGAGTGCTGGCCCAGGTGCAGCACCCGCTGCTGCACTACCTCAGCGTCCACCGGCCCGTGCAG AAACTTCTCCGCCTTGGTGGGACGGTTCCTGGGTCCCTAACAGAAAAGGAGGAGGTGCAGTTCACCACCGTCCTCTGCTCCAAGATCCAGCAGGATCCGGAGCTGCTCGCCTACATCCTGGAA GGTAAAAAGACCGTAGGCAGGAGGAAGGCACCCAGAGACTCCACCGCCCTGCCGAGGGACACAGCCAGCCACAGGGACAAAGACCACTCCCACAGCAGTGATCCTGCCAGGGGTCCCCAGCTGGACGGGGAGCTCTGTGGGGCCCAGGCCTCAAACAGCCACCTGCCTGCTGAGACTGAGGAGCCAGACTGTGGGACCGGGGAGAGCAACCTGATCACCTCCCTGCTTGGGCTGTGCAAGAGCAAG AAGAGTCGGGTGGCGCTGAAGGCCCAGGAGAACCTGCTGCTCCTGGTAAGCGTGGCCTCCCAGGCAGCTGCCACCTACCTGGTGCAGAGCAGCCCCTGTTGCCCTGCGATCGCCGAGCACCTGTGCCAGCTGTACCggtccctgcctgccttcctcgaCCCTGCAGACATTGCCGCCTTGGAGGGCATCAGCTGGAG gcTACCCAGCGCCCCGTCTGATGAGGGCTCCTTCCCTGGCAAGGAGGCCTTGGCCGCCTTCCTGGGCTGGTTTGATTACTGCGACCACCTTATCACAGAGGCACACGCG GTGGTGGCGGACGCCCTGGCGAAGGCTGTGGCTGAGAAGCTGTTTGTGGAGaccctgcagccccagctcctgcaCAT GTCTGAGCAGAGCATCCTCACCTCCACCGCCCTCCTCACGGCCGTGCTGCGCCAGCTCCGCTCCCCTGCGCTGCTGAGAGAGGCCGTGGCTTTCCTCCTGGGCACGGACCCGCAGCCTGAAGGCCCGGAGGACAGCCCCCGCACCCTGTGTGCCCACCTCATCCGGCACTGCGACCACCTCTCAGACGAG ATCAGCATCGCCACACTGCGGCTGTTCGAGGAGTTGCTCCAGAAGCCCCACGAGTGGATCCTCCGCAGCCTGATCCTGCGCCACCTCGAGGGCCGCCCGTACGTGGCCCGGGGCTCGCCCGAGCCCGAGAGCTACGAGGACACCCT GGATCTGGAGGAAGACCCCTACTTCACCGACGGCTTCCTGGGGTCCGGCCTGCAGCCCTCCGCGAAGCCTCGCCCAGTGCCTGCCCCCAGCGCAGATGGCAAAACCGCAGTGACAGAGATCGTGAACAG CTTCCTCTGCCTGGTCCCCGAGGAAGCCAAGACCTCAGCTTTCCTGGAGGAGACAGGCTACGACACGTACGTCCACGATGCCTATGGCCTG TTTCAGGAGTGCAGCTCCCGCGTCGCCTCCTGGGGCTGGCCTCCGGGTCCCGCACCCCTCGACCCCCACGAGCCCGAACGGCCTTTCTTCGAGGGCCACTTTCTCCGAGTGCTGTTTGACCGCATGTCCCGGATTTTGGATCAG CCGTACAGCCTGAACCTGCAGGTGACCTCAGTCCTGTCCCGGCTcgccctcttcccccacccccacatccacGAGTACCTCCTGGATCCCTACGTCAGCCTGGCCCCCGGCTGCAGGAGCCTGTTCTCCGTGCTCGTCAGG GTGATCGGGGACTTGATGCAGAGGATTCAGAGGGTCCCCCAGTTCCCAGGCAAACTGCTCCTGGTGCGCAAGCAGCTGATGGGCCAGGTCCCCGGGGAGCA GCTGGACCACCAGACCCTCCTtcagggtgtggtggtgctggAGGAATTCTGCAAGGAGCTGGCCGCCATCGCTTTCGTCAAGTTTCCCCCACGTGGTCCTCACCTGAACCTGTCCCCACCCCCGGAAGGGCAAGTCTGA
- the NUDT18 gene encoding 8-oxo-dGDP phosphatase NUDT18, which produces MTSEGLAGALAAVLGGRGLVVQGCDSGPAGEALAPVRLRKNVSYVVLAVFLNEQDEVLLIQEAKRECRGSWYLPAGRMEPGETIVEALQREVKEEAGLHCEPVTLLSVEERGPSWIRFVFLARPTGGILKTSEEADEESLQAAWYPRTSLPTPLRAQDILHLIELAAQYRQRARHPLILPQELPCSVVCQRLVATFTSVQTVWVLVGTVGMPHLPVTACGLTPMEQRGGIKMAVLRLLQECLTLHHLAVETKGLLGLQHLGRDHTDGICLNVLVTVAFRNPGVQDEPPKVRGENFSWWKVVEEDLQSQLLQRLQESSVVPVNR; this is translated from the exons ATGACCTcggaggggctggcaggggcgCTGGCGGCAGTGCTGGGGGGCCGGGGGCTGGTCGTGCAGGGCTGTGACTCGGGGCCGGCCGGGGAGGCGCTGGCGCCGGTGCGGCTGCGGAAGAACGTCAGCTACGTGGTGCTGGCAGTGTTCCTCAACGAGCAG GATGAGGTGCTACTGATCCAGGAGGCCAAGAGAGAGTGCCGGGGGTCGTGGTACCTGCCCGCAGGGAGGATGGAGCCCGGGGAGACCATCGTGGAGGCGCTGCAGCGGGAGGTGAAGGAGGAGGCCGGGCTGCACTGTGAGCCCGTGACGCTGCTGTCCGTGGAGGAGCGGGGCCCCTCCTGGATCCGCTTCGTGTTCCTCGCTCGCCCCACAG GTGGAATTCTCAAGACTTCCGAGGAGGCAGATGAGGAGTCCCTGCAGGCCGCCTGGTACCCTCGGACCTCCCTGCCCACGCCGCTGCGGGCCCAGGACATCCTGCACTTGATCGAGCTAGCTGCCCAGTATCGCCAGCGGGCCAGGCACCCCCTCATTCTGCCCCAAGAGCTTCCCTGCAGTGTGGTCTGCCAGCGGCTCGTGGCCACCTTTACCAGCGTGCAGACGGTGTGGGTGTTGGTGGGCACAGTGGGCATGCCTCACTTGCCCGTCACCGCCTGTGGTCTCACCCCCATGGAGCAGAGGGGCGGCATCAAGATGGCTGTCCTGCGCCTGTTGCAGGAGTGTCTGACCCTGCACCACTTGGCGGTGGAGACCAAGGGCTTGCTGGGACTGCAGCACCTGGGCAGAGACCATACAGATGGCATTTGTCTGAATGTGCTGGTGACCGTGGCTTTTCGGAACCCAGGTGTCCAGGATGAGCCCCCAAAGGTTCGGGGTGAGAACTTCTCTTGGTGGAAGGTGGTGGAGGAAGACCTCCAAAGCCAGCTCCTACAGCGGCTTCAGGAATCCTCTGTCGTCCCGGTGAACAGATAG